A stretch of Telopea speciosissima isolate NSW1024214 ecotype Mountain lineage chromosome 11, Tspe_v1, whole genome shotgun sequence DNA encodes these proteins:
- the LOC122646909 gene encoding acyl-CoA-binding protein: MGLKEEFEEYAEKAKTLPEKTTNESKLILYGLYKQATVGPVNTSRPGMFNMKEKAKWDAWKAVEGKSTDEAMSDYITKVKQLLEEGTAST, from the exons ATGGGTTTGAAG GAAGAGTTTGAGGAGTATGCTGAGAAAGCAAAGACTCTACCTGAGAAGACAACTAATGAGAGCAAACTCATTCTGTATGGTCTTTACAAGCAAGCAACTGTTGGACCAGTGAATACCA GCCGACCGGGGATGTTCAATATGAAGGAGAAGGCAAAATGGGATGCGTGGAAGGCAGTGGAAG GAAAATCAACGGACGAAGCTATGAGTGATTACATCACAAAGGTGAAGCAGTTGCTGGAAGAAGGAACTGCCTCTACTTGA